The following coding sequences lie in one Xiphophorus maculatus strain JP 163 A chromosome 4, X_maculatus-5.0-male, whole genome shotgun sequence genomic window:
- the LOC102223228 gene encoding anti-apoptotic protein NR13-like produces MRRGSPSAVWMCREPSHIAGRKMSCGLWKETVVVAEDYIRLRCSSPHPAPPPPSEPAAAMRRLAQDVEAKHQARFHSLAQGFLKHCGSDLCSNLRKVMDEMVGDGHFNWGRVVSLFAFAGVLARQLREQTGKNPVPDSGKQQELQQEPVSCRALAETIADYLEKHKKDWLQENNGWEGFCSYARNAREASQDSSMKTALVAVAGVGIAGLTFLLVR; encoded by the exons ATGCGCCGAGGTTCTCCTTCCGCCGTCTGGATGTGCAGAGAGCCGTCACATATCGCTGGGAGG AAAATGTCCTGTGGGCTGTGGAAAGAGACCGTGGTTGTTGCAGAGGATTACATCCGCCTGCGCTGCTCAAGCCCACACCCAGCCCCTCCACCTCCCAGCGAGCCGGCCGCCGCCATGAGGCGCCTGGCCCAGGACGTGGAGGCCAAGCACCAGGCTCGCTTTCACTCCCTGGCCCAGGGCTTCCTGAAGCACTGCGGGTCGGACCTCTGCTCCAACCTCAGAAAGGTGATGGATGAGATGGTGGGGGACGGACACTTTAACTGGGGGAGGGTGGTGTCCCTCTTCGCCTTCGCCGGCGTGCTGGCCAGACAGCTGCGGGAACAGACGGGCAAGAACCCGGTGCCGGACTCCGGGAAGCAGCAGGAACTGCAACAAGAGCCCGTAAGCTGCCGGGCGCTGGCGGAGACCATTGCTGATTACCTGGAGAAGCACAAAAAGGACTGGCTACAGGAAAATAATGGATGG gaAGGGTTTTGTAGCTATGCCCGCAACGCCAGAGAAGCAAGTCAGGACTCCTCCATGAAGACGGCGCTGGTTGCTGTCGCCGGGGTCGGCATCGCTGGACTCACCTTCCTCCTGGTGCGCTAG